CCATATATGATGTGGAGTACAAAATCTCCACTGTACTATATGACCTTCAAAATATACAAGAATTGTAAAAATGCACCAGAGTAGACCTCCCCTTACCCAAAGAGTGTGCGATTGACATGTCTTGAACAATAGCAGCAACGGAATAAAGGCCCATCCATGTTGAATGTATCGGCAGATCAGTTTCCGCGGCCATCACACATCACATTGGCACTAGTGAATCAACGgctactactccgtacctccCAGCGTATTGCCGCCTGAGGTAGCCTCATTGCCAGGTTCTTGCATTACCAAGTTCACGGGTCTTTCGGGTTCTCCTTCATGTTTTGTACCTAGTTGCTGTTGATCCGTCAATTGTGCTCTTGCGACGGACCGGCCTATCTGCAACGTCGTAGACCGAGGTGCGCCGGGCCGTTTACGTCCTTGACTGTTGTCTTGTGTTGCAGTGCTGTGGGTATGCTGTACATTCGCGATCGGCACCGGCTCTGCCTCGGGCGTGGAACCAACACTGAGTGCGTGGGAGATGGTCCGCGGCAGATGATACCCCGCTTTCACCAACGGTATAGAAAGACCATGCACAACCTGTATGTCCGTTAGAAACTAGGCTCAACAAGGGTTGAAAGGTTAAGGTGCGGTTTACAATGCTGCAGATGACTAAGAACCAGACGACAACATCAACAGCCTCGGAAACCTTCTGTGCATCATCACGGACTTTGCCATCAACGATGATACCTTGTAAGAACTCTCGGCAGACCGATAGATAGAAGATGGCACCGACGCCAATGGGACCGAAAAATCCAACGAAGGCTGCTTGAAGAAGGTGCTCGATTTGGCCGATATACTTGTGCATTGCGAAGATGATCGGCATCCGGCGAACGAGAAGGATCAGGACtcccaagaagatcaagcGATAGATTGGGATAATATTGTTGTTCAGGAAGGAGGACCATGGGCAGACGGCACCGAACCACATAAATATGGCCAAATTCAAAAGCATATCAATGGTTGGTTGCAGTGAATCGTCCATCGTTTCGAGGCGGAACCAGTCACTATCGAAATCAGCATCATGAAGAGCCATAGtagaaagagggaagggCCGTTACTCCTGAGTAAAAACATTACCTGCTACAAAGCAAGCCAGAAGGTCGTCTGTTCCAATCATGCCGCAGGTACCCACAATAAAAAGCTATAGTCAACGCTGCGTCAGTAATTGCAGGGTGCTTCCAGGGGTAGACTTACTTACTGCAAGGGCGATAGCAAAGACGAGGAAACTCTCGCGGTCGACATAGCGCTTCTCTTCTGCCCAGTGAAGCAATTCTCTAGAAACCCAGCCGACAGTGATCCCATATACAACGCTTAATATCACTGTGTAAGCCCAGGTTTCGTAGAACCACAGTCCCATGGCTTTCCCGGCGCCTCCGCTATACCCGGCGCCTCCCATGCCCGTGTATTTGAGCAGATACATAgcaaaaaatagaaaaggatATCCAAGGCCATCATTGGCCCCTGATTCAGCAACAATGATCCTTTGAAGTGGCCGAGGGACATTCTTGTCCGCGAACTTACCTTTTACAATTGAGTTGGAAAGTACCGGGTCAGTTGGAGTTACACATGCGCCAATTATGAGAGCGTGTAGAAACTGAAAGTTAGGGATCATGGCCCAAATGACAAGACTGCTACATAGCCACATGGCAGCCATGCCAGGCCCCAGCAGTAATGATAGGCTTTTCCATTCTAGTTGCAGGTAGCGTTTAGGAAGTTGGACCCCGGCAAGTACCAACTGAACCCCAAGAACTAGTCTGGTGAAGTACATTGTAATCTCCTCCAGATTTTGTTCTGAGCCGAGCGCATATTCCTTAGGTCTTATAAAATTGGCTGCATGTGGAGAGAAGATAATCCCAGCCAATAATGAGATTACTGTCGTTGTCAGTGGCGTTGGCGGTAATCTATACAGAGGGTAACGAACATGCTTCAGACAAATAAAATCTCTCCTTGAACAAGTAGGAAACTAAGCCAAAGACCGAGATAAACCCACCCAACGTGGCGCAGACAATGTTGAAGTTGATCAACGCAAGGGTCGGCATGATTCCCCTTCCAGAAGCTTGTGAGATCCTTTAGTCACGGGTTGTCTGGAATGTAGCTTCACGATAGCGCAACAGCAAATCCGTAGGTGCGTCTACCTAAGGGCCTCAAAAGTTCTCTTCAATGTTTGTCAGAGTCACAAGCCAAATGATGGAAAATCCTTAGTTTTGATGCCCAGAGATAAAAGGCGCTGTCTTGGATTGATAAAATTGCAAGCATATGTTATTCAACCATAGTATAGATCTGCCTGACTGTAGGAATCACTGTCATCTGAGACGTCTGCACGTCTACACTCGGGAACTCAAACAGGAATGCTGGGGTGCGGCCGAGACTTGACAGGTTCAGTGACACcacacacacagagagagagagagcaagACAGCTTCTCTCGAGGTAAAAAAGGAGGTGTACACGAAGAAGTGCTAAAGCCGAAGGCCGGTACGAAGTATTTTCAACGTGGGGGATCACAGAGGTGGAGAGGGGACCAAAATCAAAAGACGAAATCAATTGataatagattaaatctGGGGACGATTAAATTTAAATCGGGGCCGGAGCTTGTTCTTGTGACTTGCTCGACTTTACCCTAACGGGAAGTAGATAAATAGCCTAGCAGACTGGCCGGTAATTCTACTAAGTAGTACGTACTACTAGTCGTACGTGAGAATTATGTGATCAATTTTATCGATTATTATTTCTCCTAGTCGTACGTGAGATTATGTGATCAATTTTATCGATTATTATTTCTCTCATTGGATTCGATAATGTATTTCCATCCCAGGATATCATCATGGTGGTATGTCAGTTCCCAGACCACTTTCATAAAGACACAAGATAAAAAGAGCCCTGACTCCTTTAAGGACAGACAACAAAGcatcatagtcatcatcatctgagaaggggaagaaaaaaaagaaaaaaaaaaaaaaaaaaaaggaagaagaagaagaagaagaagaagaagaagagtaaaGAGTGAAGGGAAACGAGGTGGCGAAGTATAGGCCAAGAAACGGAGGGTTAAAAAGGCGTTATCGAGTTAGATATCATCGTCAAATATTTCATCGGGGATATTCTTGGCCGCTTCCATAGCTGCTGCCTTTTCAGATACCCCCCGTTGCGCTCCATTAACAGCCAGACGGTCAGCTGCCTCATTTCCCGGGTCCGAATTGTGCCCCTTAACCCACTCGAATAGTGTCTTAACTTTAAGCTCATCCCGCTCCTCGATTTTGACACGAATTGATTCGACTAAGTCCTTGTTCTCAACCGGTTTGTTATCCGACGTAAGCCACTTATTGCGCTGCCATTTGACATACCACACCGTCACACATTTTATCGCATACTGACTATCTGTGAAGATTGTCACATCTCGATGACGTGGAGCTATGTCAAGAGCTCGAAGGATAGCTGTCAGTTCTGCACGCTGGTTCGTCTGACGGCTACCTTTCAGGGGCTCCGAGACATTTCTGCTGGGGAAAAGCAGCGTCAGTAAGGTGACAACCAATAGAAATGGTGGCGACAAAAGAGTAACAAACCTGTTGTCCCCGGGTCCGAAATAAACGCCAACTCCCGCCGACGCAAGCGCTCTGCCATTCTTCAGCGAACTACCATCCGTATAAATTCGCAACATCCCGGGAGGACCAGTTGCCTTCGTCTTTGTTACACTTTTCTGCTCCTTCGTTTTATAGACCACCTTTCCTGATTTTGGGTCCAAAAGTACGTTTGGGTCGAACCCATCCTCTGCCCCGGGAGGCAATGGGCCATCCCCTGGCTCTATGGGGGAGCCTTGCTCGTCCTTTGGTACGTCGCTCAATATCCCGGGTGCTCCAGGGAGTTTCTGTATCTCTGAAGTGTTCCCAGCGAACGAAGCACCATTGGCTTGACCCAGTTTTACAAAGGCTTCGGCCTCTTCCTTTGTGGAAAACTTCTTATAACGCGGTCGTGCGAATCCCTTGATCTGCTCCTGAGCTTTTGCCCAGTCGGTATAAACACCGGGTACTCGCCCACGCTGTATGCCGTAAAATCGACTAGGTTCTGTGCTGGAAGTAGTGGCGCCCGGCGCTGGCGGTAGTTTTGAGCCTGTAAGGAATGCATTTGCCTCTTCTAACGTCGAGAATGCTTGAACTGGAGCCTCCGTTAGTCGGGCACCCGCACATCATATCAACGCGGTATAGAGTCCCTTACACACTGCACCTTTGTACCCGGTTACCTGGGTCAAGCAGTCATTCCATGCATAGTAAACCCCAGGTTGATATCCCGCCTTGACCGCGTAATATTTCCCTGCGGATCCTCGTTTGCGCTTGGTACCAGCTGTGGATGTCGGAGTCGATTGTACACTCGGAGACGGTTTTGTGGCAGGACCGGGAGGAGGGGATGGAGTAGCGTTCGTCATCACGTTGCGCCGGCCAGCAGGAGTTGAAAGGGAAGTTTTCCGTAATAGAGGTCTGGCTGCTGGTCCAGGCCGAGGAGGTAGGTGTGAATAGAAAATTCTTGGCAGCGTTGTCAAGCTTCGTGAGTCGGTGGAGTTCAAAGTTGGAATGCAAATTCTCGGCCTGCAGCTCCAAATGGAACTTGAGTGTCCCAAGTTCGGAGCTACCAGGCAAGCCCAACTGAAGCCCGTATTGAAAGGATACGTATATTGACTTTAAACTTGAATGAACCCTAGGCAGTCTCGTGGGCTGGAACACGCTGAGACTCTGATGTTGTTGGGGTTAGGAAGTGGTGCGGGCTTTGGGGAAGGAGGATGATCGCCGAgacaaggaggagcaggagcaggagggggtgaagggaaaggaagaggggaaCCATAAATAATTCTCATATGGGTATTGTTTTGTTTGACCAGCtcttgatcttttttttttttttttctctctccttttgatTCATAAAAAACCACCTCATTTCCTGTCGTCCAATTTGCTGAATTAAGCATTTAAATTTCAAATTGAAGTCATTCTTAAGCCAACTAAACTGCAGCGTAAGTTTCCAACTCTACTCGTTCGTGAATATATAATGCTATcgtatataaaaaatatatatatatacacccACACACTGCTATGCCACACCGTATGGTCTGAGCCCAGCTCTTCAAATACTTTCAGAAGAGATAAATGAACTCGATTGTTTCGACCCCCGCTATACCGGTTATCCACGGTTTGTCATTCCCAACCGCAGTCGCGATCTTTATGGTTATCCCCCAGTTTAGAAAAACATTATCCAAGGTTGACACGCGCAGCGATCAGGACGCGATATGAACAATGCCCGCAACTATCGAGATTGCTTTTGCTGCGGGAGCCAAACATGTACTATGAAACTAACAAGGCTAACTACATTTCGAGGTTGATACCGAAGACTCACTAAGACTCAAACAACTCTTGAGCACTGGGGGGCTTTCACTTTATGAATCGAAGCGGGCTTCTTCCCAAAGTTATGTATGTCTAGCTGACGTAGTACGTCTATATTCTCGCTACCTTAGCTAGCTAGCTTAATGTCTCATAGTCAACCTTGAAGTCATATCCACTCTGTTGTTCACGGTTTCAACGCAACAAGCTGGACTGGGGGATGTTTAGCCACATGGTGTTTAAGGTCAATTATTAGCCGTGCTGATACAGGACAGTATAACATAGCCAGTCGGCAGTCACTGAGACACTATAATCATGAAGAATAGAAATTCTGTATACCTGAGCCATGCAGGGTAAGATAAGTTTCTTTCACTTTGACTAGCTTTGCTTATATTCACGGTATCTGCACAAATAACACCCGATTCAATTCCGTGTCAACAAAAAACCATAGAAATAGCCTGGCTTTAGCTCAGTGTTACCTACCGAGTTTCTCTATCTTACTCTGTCTGCCTAGGATCGGGCTCATGCTACCTAGTGTATATAACTTCGTCTACTTTATCAGCGCTCTTAGCACTAaaaggaagacgaagacgcCCTCTAAAAGACCTCCTCTGCCCCAATTGACAGTGGTATAGTAAGCTAATCTTCTCAACACAAGGTGTAATTGAAGAGCGGTCCCAGTGAATGAGTGAATGGAAGTGAACACCCAGCCCATAGTGCTAACCTTGGAAATCGGTCAACACCCCTACCAGCCTCTAATCGCGCCATTGGAGATGCTTTCTGATCCTTTTTTAAAATGACAATCTCCCGGTCCTCAACAACTGACAACATTCTGCATATACATCACCGATAACGTGCGATTCTATCATCTGTTTGTCTCACCATTGAAACGGGGTATCAGGGATAAGTGCCTGGGAAAACGTCCCTAACTAGCTTCTTTGCAAGGCTGTCTCCAAACAGTCATGATTTAGAAGGGGTATGTAAAATATCAAGAGAATTCTGGTGTACGAAGTCAGCTTTGGACCTTTAATCCCAGAACTGCAACAGAACTAAAGAGCAGCAGGTAAGCTTGGCCCGCCTCCTCTAATACTGCCCCATGTTGAAAGTCATATATAACATACCGCGTTGTCAGATGAAGGACACCGCATCCTAACAGGGTAGCCTATGCGCAGTGACTGAGAAAACCGTGGACAAAATGAATGGCACCACTGCAGAGCCTACTTACTCCTACCCACCTCGCCCAACAAGGACCTCCTTCAATATTACACGCGAGTTGCACGTTGTCTGCTTACTGGATGATGCTGAGCGGGTTACTGAATTGCTTGCGATGGGAGCAGATTGCGATGCCGTTAGCTACGCTGGCTATTCTGCGCTTGACGTCGCTGACTTGCTGAACCGAGTGAGCATTGTCAAATGTCTTTTGGCCCATGTGAATATCCAAGAGACCGGGATGCTAGAGCTCATGTACGCTATCCGTCAGGGTAGATCGACTGTTGTACGAGCTTTACTGGAGATGGGTCTTAATGACCAGCTCCAAGACGAGGCGCTGTTCCGTGGAGTTTTCCTCATGGCCTGCTATATTGGAACGACTTTTGTCGTCAATGCTCTGGTCAAATATGGGCCGGGTCTTTTTATCTCTCCTTTCGAGGATATGTTTGTTCATGTTGCCATGTTTCTGAACAATACCGAAGTAGCTGATACGATTCGCGATATTGCTGACCTTGAACGTCGCAAGATGCTCAGAGATGTCGAGGTATGTGGTCCAAGAGGAAGCTCACACAGCTCAAAACCTGGCCAACACTAACATTGGGCTAGGCATATATGCTTCCAAATGCGTACTTGGAGGCGACTGAGGACACCGACAAGTTCTTTTCTGATTTTCTGCATGACTCTAACTCACCTGACTTTAATGCATCTCCTGAGCACGATGAGCAGTTGTTTATCGATTCGTGACTTTGATCAGCTCTTCTGCTGAAGGTGAGATAATGTAGGGAAAGCCTTGTTGAACCTATCATGCGGCCATGTTTTGATTCTGACTGAGATGGGGAAATTGGCTGTTGAACTTCTTCCAGGCATCTTTATTGCCGAAGATAGGACTGCAGACCTACTGCGCTTGAGGGGTATGTGACAAGAGGAAAGATATGTACAATAACATAACGGAATACAAGTTGTAATCGGGGGCTCACGCAATAAACGGTGACATTccagagaaaaagcaacttGAGAAAGGACAAATTTGATAATGTTTTCATTAGATTTTCGCCTATGAATTGCAGTCCTTGCGACACATACTGTCTGTACAAAAGCGAGGTTTTGATACCCTAGTGTTACCCTGGTACAgttactactagtagtagtggaGTATCATTACATGTGCCCTGATGAGTCGGCCTTTTTCCAAACCGATGCCGTATGTCATGAGCACTCAGTCCCTTTTGGTGAATTCGAAAAATAGTAACTATTACCTACTATATGGATCGCTATTGTTCTTACCGGTGAAGAACACGGCATGATTGCCAAATCGGGACGCCGACTGATTCACACAATGCTTCGTGAGTCATCGATGCCTCGTATTGAAGGCCACCTCAATGTGGAGACGGAATCCTTACTACGTTACTTCTTTTGGAGGGGCTCTTCATCACCTACTAAGTAGTATATAACCAAGTTATCACGACTTCTACGTGTTTTATCCCCCCTAGATGATCACATATACCCAATATCAAGATATAGTACTTTCTTGAAGACGTCCTGATTCTCATCTGTTTAATATACGCCATCATGGCCGACAGCGAAATATCACCAGAAACTATACTATCGGAGCTCTCCACGACTCCATATGTCTGCTCATCTGTTGAGCAATTAAGCGGTGGGACCGCCAACTTCGTCTTTCGTGGCACTCTGCTTCGTCCACGTCAAGATGGAACCACAACCGTTGTCATCAAGCATACAGAGGACTATATAGCATCAAATCGCGAATTTAAATTATCCGCCCAACGCTGTGTACCTGTTCCTGTCCTCTCACACGACGAATTATCTTGGCTAATACTCTAACATCCAGCTCATCGAAAAATCCATTTTAACCTCACTTAATAACTTCCCCAGCTCGAAAATCACGAACGATGAAGACGCAACCAGCCAATTCACGGCAAAAACACCCCATATATACTCATTCAATCCGCTCACCCACACCCAAGTTATGGAAGATCTTCCTGACTCCGTAGATCTAAAATCATTTTTTGTGTCGCCCAGCTCAGCTCGAACTGTGCCCCGTGAATGGGCGGTGTCTCTTGGCCGGGCATTGGGGCACTGGCTGAGTTCCTTTCATTCATGGGCCAAGGAGCCGGCACAGGCTGATGTGGCTCTGGAATTAGAGCAGAACCACTTCTTCCGGGATTTGAAGTTCAGCATAAACTATGATAATTTGATAAACATGGTCAGCAAGTACCCTGAGATACTGGAGGGCAGCCGAGCCGTTTTCGAGAAGGTCAGGGATATGGCAAAGAGTGAGTcgggaaggaaagatggagAGGGATTTGGAGTGATCCATGGGGACTTCTGGTCGGGGAAGTAAGTACCGCTgtatctttctctttcctatCCCCGGCTTAcccttcttttttatctatttatttttatttttattttattttattttttttttttttttggcctCCCTCCAGGTTCAACAGGAGAAGCAGGGTTACTAATAATGTCAGTATCATACTTCCGAAAACTTCACTGGATACACAGTACTCTAACACTCCCTTATTCATCATCGACTGGGAACTCGCTCAGTGTGGTACTCGGGCTCTTGATCTAGGCCAAATGATGGCCGAGTTGTATGAGCTAAAACACTACAAAGATATCGATGCTGGAGTGTGGATTATTCAGGGTATCACGGAAGCGTATCCTGCTTTGAGTGAAGAAATGGCATTCCGGACGTTAATTCACGTAGGGACCCATTTGATCTACTTCGGCAGTACGGTCCCTGGATGGGGGACAGACGGGCAGATTACTGATGTCGTGAGGCTGGGGAGAGATCTTATTGTCAAAGCCTGGGAGAAAGATAAGAGTTGGTTCAAAGGAGGGGTGTGGGAGTGTTTGTTCAAGAAGTAGGGGAGCTCTGTAGTTCGGTATATTCTGCTTATAGTGAAGATACGGGCATTATGTAGACACAGTTCTTTACTCACGACTTAGCTGTAGGAGGGAAATGTCCGTCAAACTATCATACAGATGGATCGTTACTATATATTCGCCCGCTGGGTGAGTATCCAGTTCCTGATCAGTGAACAGTCCATTTCTATGGATAATATCCCCCACCCTCAACTGTGACTGACCATTTATGTCGAGCATACTCGCGAATGGGGAGACATGCTGGTCGTTCGGCCGGGGACAACAACGCCGTAGCCCAGGACCCGTTCAACCCATCAAAATGCGTAGAAAGATCGTATATGCTAAGTTGAACCCAAACATGGAACGGTATAACACCCTTGCAACGCTTGGAACCTATACGAGCCCGGATGCTTCGATCAAAATTACCTTGAGAAGGCTGGTGGCAAGCACAGTTGTATTATTCTGGTAGCAGCAGCTTGAACGTGGAGATTCTTTACAGAGTAGGTGGAGATGAGAGGAATGTAGTTTTGGTGAAGATACGTGGGCGTTGATGGTGACAgggtggagaagaggaagagtagCTGATTCTTGAACTATAAGCTAGAGCTATATATGGAACATTTGAGAGATCGAACGGGATGATATATTTGAGGACAACGACCTGACGGTTTGATCGCTTCACAGACTAAGAGAACTTTCAATCGTCTATAATTACGCTATTCATATATACACCTTAGCGGACACACTTGTTCagtttttcctttttgctcAGATGACGCATATCGACAAATCGAATGGCCTTTGTTTAAATAGTTCTGTATGGTTTAAATTGTATGGTATATGCCGTAGACCTGTACATACAAGCGACTTCTCCAATCAAAGCGAGTAAACAGCGCACTATAACACCACTTATACGTCAGTGGCCACATCATCTATAATTTCGCTCGGAAAACGCTCCGTATGGATTCGAGGCCTGATGGACCATTATAAACCTGTTGCTCAAGAAGACGGGTATTGATCTATATAGCGTAAGCATCGGAGTATGTCTGATGAGGAACCTCGCTGTCATTGGGATAGTAACGAAGGGGTCTTACATGTTGGGGGCCCAGCTTATCCACAGTTTCTACACCAAGTAACCGCATGCATGTCTTGCTCTCGTCCGCCAGTACTAAGCCTCGGTCAGTCGTTTGTTTCTTAAAATCCAGGGTTCCAAACATACTCTGCAGGGTTCGCTTGACACCATCGACACCGCCGGCCCCAAGGCCCCACAGGGCGGGTCGCCCGATTCCCACGGCCTTCGCCCCCAAGCATAGTGCTTTTACAACGTCTGTACCACGCCGGATGCCGCCGTCAACCCAAACTTCCAATCTATCGAATACTTCCGGGCAATATTTTCTGATTTCCATCAACGTATGAACTGCCGGGGGAGCAGTGTCGAGAGCACGGCCGCCGTGATTCGAAAGAATAATGCCCTTGACTTGAGGTGTATGTAGAGAAGCAATATAGGCATCCTCATGAGTTTGTAGGCCCTTTAGGATAATTGGCAAGTTAGTACGCTCGGCCAACCATGGTAAAGTTTCTTTCCAGGTCAGTGAGGGATCTGTTCCAGCGAAGAGTTGTTTCCCAACACCGCCAGAAGATTGATTAATCCGAGAggtttcatcttcagcacTATCTGCTGCCTTTGCCGCGCTTGGAACTGGAGCTGATGCTCCGATAGCATTTCCCcgctcgtcatcttctcttttgccCGGCACCGGGGCATCCAGGGTCAAAACAATGAACTTGATTTGCTTGAGTTTGTTTATCCGTGCCAGCATCGCTTCGCTCTTCTTGCGATCAATTTGGACATAAATCTGCCATCCAAAT
The sequence above is a segment of the Aspergillus flavus chromosome 4, complete sequence genome. Coding sequences within it:
- a CDS encoding putative Na/H antiporter, which gives rise to MPTLALINFNIVCATLGGFISVFGLVSYLFKERFYLSEALISLLAGIIFSPHAANFIRPKEYALGSEQNLEEITMYFTRLVLGVQLVLAGVQLPKRYLQLEWKSLSLLLGPGMAAMWLCSSLVIWAMIPNFQFLHALIIGACVTPTDPVLSNSIVKGKFADKNVPRPLQRIIVAESGANDGLGYPFLFFAMYLLKYTGMGGAGYSGGAGKAMGLWFYETWAYTVILSVVYGITVGWVSRELLHWAEEKRYVDRESFLVFAIALALFIVGTCGMIGTDDLLACFVAGNVFTQDDWFRLETMDDSLQPTIDMLLNLAIFMWFGAVCPWSSFLNNNIIPIYRLIFLGVLILLVRRMPIIFAMHKYIGQIEHLLQAAFVGFFGPIGVGAIFYLSVCREFLQGIIVDGKVRDDAQKVSEAVDVVVWFLVICSIVVHGLSIPLVKAGYHLPRTISHALSVGSTPEAEPVPIANVQHTHSTATQDNSQGRKRPGAPRSTTLQIGRSVARAQLTDQQQLGTKHEGEPERPVNLVMQEPGNEATSGGNTLGGTE
- a CDS encoding putative ribonuclease H; the encoded protein is MTNATPSPPPGPATKPSPSVQSTPTSTAGTKRKRGSAGKYYAVKAGYQPGVYYAWNDCLTQVTGYKGAVFQAFSTLEEANAFLTGSKLPPAPGATTSSTEPSRFYGIQRGRVPGVYTDWAKAQEQIKGFARPRYKKFSTKEEAEAFVKLGQANGASFAGNTSEIQKLPGAPGILSDVPKDEQGSPIEPGDGPLPPGAEDGFDPNVLLDPKSGKVVYKTKEQKSVTKTKATGPPGMLRIYTDGSSLKNGRALASAGVGVYFGPGDNSRNVSEPLKGSRQTNQRAELTAILRALDIAPRHRDVTIFTDSQYAIKCVTVWYVKWQRNKWLTSDNKPVENKDLVESIRVKIEERDELKVKTLFEWVKGHNSDPGNEAADRLAVNGAQRGVSEKAAAMEAAKNIPDEIFDDDI
- a CDS encoding kinase-like domain-containing protein; protein product: MADSEISPETILSELSTTPYVCSSVEQLSGGTANFVFRGTLLRPRQDGTTTVVIKHTEDYIASNREFKLSAQRCLIEKSILTSLNNFPSSKITNDEDATSQFTAKTPHIYSFNPLTHTQVMEDLPDSVDLKSFFVSPSSARTVPREWAVSLGRALGHWLSSFHSWAKEPAQADVALELEQNHFFRDLKFSINYDNLINMVSKYPEILEGSRAVFEKVRDMAKSESGRKDGEGFGVIHGDFWSGNIILPKTSLDTQYSNTPLFIIDWELAQCGTRALDLGQMMAELYELKHYKDIDAGVWIIQGITEAYPALSEEMAFRTLIHVGTHLIYFGSTVPGWGTDGQITDVVRLGRDLIVKAWEKDKSWFKGGVWECLFKK
- a CDS encoding FMN-dependent dehydrogenase-domain-containing protein → MAKVFDAAEVAKHNTPDSCWVILYGKVYNVTDFLSEHPGGSKIILKLAGKDATEEYDPIHPPGILEENLKPEAMLGTVNPDTLPKVQAEPIPSSSDETEGPPPMESLLNMDDIEQVATKNVSKKAWAYYYSASDDKISKHFNTEVYRSILLRPRVFIDCTQCDLDTTLLGHKLGMPIYVSPAAMARLGHPAGEAGIAEACRSFGAMQVISNNASMTPEQIVKDAAPDQVFGWQIYVQIDRKKSEAMLARINKLKQIKFIVLTLDAPVPGKREDDERGNAIGASAPVPSAAKAADSAEDETSRINQSSGGVGKQLFAGTDPSLTWKETLPWLAERTNLPIILKGLQTHEDAYIASLHTPQVKGIILSNHGGRALDTAPPAVHTLMEIRKYCPEVFDRLEVWVDGGIRRGTDVVKALCLGAKAVGIGRPALWGLGAGGVDGVKRTLQILADESKTCMRLLGVETVDKLGPQHINTRLLEQQVYNGPSGLESIRSVFRAKL